From the genome of Adlercreutzia equolifaciens DSM 19450:
ACCGGAACCATCATCTCATCGTACTTCGGAACCGCCATGAACCTCTCCTTGGTTAAATATTACGCCCGGCCCTTCGGCTTGAGTCGTAAAACACAAAGCGCTATGCTCGCAATACTAGCACATGCGAGATTGGGGCTTTCTTGGCAGCATCATATATAACCATCGAGATCGACAGCGACACTAGAGATGCCGCTTCTGACGTTGTCGAGTATTTTGGACTGGATTTGGCATCGGTCACGCGAGCTTTCTACAAGCAGATAGTTAGAGAGCACAGAATTCCAATTACGCTGTCTGACCCCGAGCCTAACGATGAATCGCTCGAGGCGATTCGCGAAACCGAAGAGCTTAAAGCGGCAAATGGCCCCGGCTATCGGACAGGAGCGGAATTGCTTGCAGCGATTCAGGCAGAATGGAATGAAGAAGACGAGGAGGC
Proteins encoded in this window:
- a CDS encoding type II toxin-antitoxin system RelB/DinJ family antitoxin, with amino-acid sequence MAASYITIEIDSDTRDAASDVVEYFGLDLASVTRAFYKQIVREHRIPITLSDPEPNDESLEAIRETEELKAANGPGYRTGAELLAAIQAEWNEEDEEA